The proteins below come from a single Roseiflexus sp. RS-1 genomic window:
- a CDS encoding pyridoxal phosphate-dependent decarboxylase family protein yields the protein MTIPPISMTPDEIMATLRRFKAHDMDWQSGRVFAYIYQPHETAAAVVRDAYMLYLAENCLDPTIFPSIAQLERDVVRMIAGLLQGDEQVAGNVTGGGTESILLAVKAARDWARAHRPHIAQPEMVLSRTAHAAFHKAAHYFGVKPVVVAFDPATFEADVAAMRAAITDNTILLVASAPCYSQGVIDPVPAIASLAREYGLLCHVDACVGGIYLSFLRKLGYAVPPFDFSIPGVTSLSVDMHKYGYSAKGASLILYRDRALRRYQMFASTDTTGYTLINPTVLSSRSAGPIAGAWAILHHLGEAGYREIVATVQAATERLIAGINAIDGLFVLGQPAMSMFSFASNNINVFHLADALRRRGWYLQPQFSTPLSPRNLHVSVTYGVAHNVEALLADLAACVEEVRQAPPTDPTLIQTLVSAIARDPSPATIMELMAAIGLRPGALPQEMALINDVLDALPDAVANEIVIDFFNNLY from the coding sequence GTGACTATTCCGCCGATCAGCATGACGCCGGACGAAATCATGGCAACACTGCGCAGGTTCAAGGCGCACGACATGGACTGGCAGTCTGGTCGCGTCTTTGCGTATATCTATCAACCCCACGAAACAGCAGCGGCAGTGGTTAGAGACGCTTATATGCTCTATCTCGCCGAAAACTGTCTCGACCCGACGATATTCCCCAGCATCGCACAACTGGAGCGCGACGTGGTGCGCATGATCGCCGGTCTGCTCCAGGGCGATGAACAGGTTGCCGGCAATGTGACCGGCGGTGGCACGGAGAGTATTCTGCTGGCGGTTAAGGCTGCCCGCGATTGGGCGCGCGCTCACCGACCCCATATCGCGCAACCGGAAATGGTGCTGTCGCGGACGGCACACGCAGCATTTCACAAAGCGGCGCACTACTTCGGCGTCAAACCGGTGGTCGTCGCGTTCGATCCGGCGACATTCGAGGCGGATGTGGCAGCAATGCGCGCGGCAATCACCGATAACACAATCCTGCTCGTGGCGTCGGCGCCATGCTATTCGCAGGGCGTTATCGATCCCGTTCCCGCAATTGCGTCGCTGGCGCGGGAGTATGGACTCCTCTGCCACGTCGATGCGTGTGTTGGCGGCATCTATCTCTCCTTTTTGCGGAAACTCGGATATGCGGTTCCTCCCTTCGATTTCAGCATTCCCGGCGTCACATCCCTCTCTGTGGACATGCACAAATACGGATATTCCGCCAAGGGCGCTTCGCTTATCCTCTACCGCGACCGCGCCCTGCGGCGGTATCAGATGTTTGCTTCGACCGACACAACCGGCTATACCCTCATCAACCCGACGGTTCTCAGTTCGCGGTCGGCTGGACCGATTGCCGGTGCGTGGGCGATCCTGCACCACCTGGGTGAAGCGGGGTACCGGGAGATCGTAGCGACGGTGCAGGCGGCGACAGAGCGGTTGATCGCCGGCATCAACGCGATTGACGGGTTGTTTGTGCTGGGGCAGCCAGCCATGAGCATGTTTTCCTTCGCCTCGAACAACATCAATGTGTTTCATCTGGCTGATGCGTTGCGTCGGCGCGGGTGGTATCTTCAGCCGCAGTTTTCGACGCCGCTTTCGCCGCGCAATCTGCACGTCTCCGTCACGTATGGCGTTGCACACAACGTCGAGGCGCTGCTCGCCGATCTCGCCGCCTGCGTGGAAGAGGTGCGCCAGGCGCCGCCAACCGATCCGACGCTCATCCAGACACTTGTTTCTGCAATTGCGCGCGATCCATCTCCAGCAACGATCATGGAACTGATGGCGGCAATCGGTTTGCGACCGGGCGCCTTGCCGCAGGAGATGGCGCTGATCAACGATGTCCTCGATGCGTTGCCGGATGCCGTAGCAAATGAGATTGTGATCGACTTTTTCAACAATCTGTACTGA
- a CDS encoding SDR family NAD(P)-dependent oxidoreductase → MNRTTYPQRTWLITGCATGFGARLAQQVIDRGERVVATDRAVDALAHLHTDDPARLLRLAMDVTDPDAVRRAVEMAVARFERIDVLVNNAGLGHGGPLEEARVDDIRRLFDVNIIGMMIVTQAVLPHMRASGGGYIINISSDSGVVGFPFQGVYTATKHAVEGFSDCLYQEVTPFGIRVSVIQPCGMFKTDMPASTITAARAAIRPDSPYYARATRMADALAAAWEQSSDPQDVVDAIIEVADADPPPLRRRVGPPDRTALPGLRQRMSHEEFVTFIYRMTSEDVARPAMPRGRVDGGRLVVRTLREAGVTHAFTIVGGHNYQLVNACREEGIRVIDVRNEMHAAHMADAFARFTRRPALLTVDAAPGLVNAIAGIEVAYEAQVPLIIACAQGSLAGRDIGVMQAIDQLRLLRPVTKWQRTCFDVKRLPEYTAAALRHATTGRPGPTFLDFPLEVMQAMVDEDAVTFPRNYRVTTGPAGDPALVRRALDLIRRARRPLLIVGSGVWWAHGDDELRRFVETTGIPVLSRNLARGIIPDDHPLSAGFYPTPAAMADAFLVIGTRLDWTIGYGRFPLFNLDAPVVQVDIHAESIGKTRPIDVGIIGDAAQVLRQLNDLVAAGGEWAMEAAWPPMAHGSIAMMRQETAAAANLPARPSDRPMHSIQLMQALATCLPREAIKVVDGGYSAAFAIQYLDATVPGGVTWVGSTGHIGVGLGFAIGARLAHPDSPVVAIMGDGAFGLCGLEFDTAVRHQLPIIVVIANDEGWGETRDGQRRRWGDAAVIGTHLGPRRYDELARALGGYGERVERPEEIAPAIRRAFESGVPAIIDVHTDPEQRSTAVAGLPWIVE, encoded by the coding sequence ATGAATCGAACAACCTATCCGCAGCGCACCTGGCTCATCACCGGTTGCGCGACCGGCTTTGGCGCCCGCCTGGCACAGCAAGTGATCGATCGCGGGGAGCGCGTCGTCGCTACCGACCGCGCTGTTGACGCGCTGGCGCATCTGCACACCGACGATCCTGCGCGCTTGCTGCGTCTGGCGATGGATGTCACCGACCCGGATGCCGTCCGTCGCGCTGTTGAGATGGCGGTGGCGCGCTTCGAGCGTATCGATGTGCTGGTCAACAACGCTGGTCTCGGACACGGCGGACCGCTGGAGGAAGCACGAGTGGACGATATTCGCCGCCTCTTCGATGTGAATATCATTGGTATGATGATCGTGACGCAGGCGGTTCTTCCTCATATGCGCGCATCTGGTGGCGGGTATATTATCAATATCTCGTCGGACAGCGGCGTCGTGGGATTTCCCTTCCAGGGCGTCTACACCGCCACCAAGCATGCCGTCGAAGGTTTCTCCGACTGTCTCTATCAGGAAGTAACCCCCTTCGGCATCCGTGTATCGGTCATCCAGCCATGCGGCATGTTCAAAACCGACATGCCCGCCAGTACGATCACCGCTGCCAGAGCCGCGATCCGTCCTGACAGCCCGTACTATGCCCGTGCCACCCGCATGGCGGACGCGCTCGCCGCTGCCTGGGAGCAGAGCAGTGATCCGCAGGACGTGGTCGATGCGATCATCGAGGTTGCCGATGCCGATCCGCCGCCGCTGCGCCGCCGCGTCGGTCCGCCCGACCGCACCGCGCTGCCCGGTTTGCGTCAGCGGATGTCGCACGAAGAGTTCGTCACATTCATCTATCGTATGACCAGCGAAGATGTCGCGCGACCTGCCATGCCGCGCGGGCGCGTCGATGGCGGACGACTGGTGGTACGCACGCTGCGCGAAGCGGGGGTGACGCATGCCTTCACCATCGTTGGCGGACATAACTACCAGCTGGTCAATGCCTGCCGCGAAGAGGGCATCCGTGTTATCGACGTGCGCAACGAGATGCACGCCGCGCATATGGCGGATGCCTTCGCTCGCTTTACCCGCCGACCGGCGCTGCTCACCGTCGATGCCGCACCAGGTCTGGTCAACGCTATCGCCGGAATTGAAGTCGCATATGAGGCGCAGGTTCCGCTGATTATTGCCTGTGCCCAGGGGTCGCTGGCAGGGCGCGACATCGGTGTCATGCAGGCGATCGATCAACTTCGACTGTTGCGCCCGGTCACCAAATGGCAGCGCACATGTTTCGATGTGAAACGGTTGCCGGAATACACCGCCGCTGCGTTGCGTCACGCAACAACGGGCCGCCCCGGTCCGACGTTTCTCGACTTTCCGCTGGAAGTGATGCAGGCGATGGTGGACGAAGATGCCGTGACCTTTCCACGCAACTATCGTGTGACGACGGGACCAGCAGGAGATCCGGCACTGGTGCGCCGGGCGCTTGACCTGATTCGACGCGCACGACGGCCGCTCCTGATCGTCGGCAGCGGCGTCTGGTGGGCACACGGCGACGACGAACTGCGTCGCTTCGTCGAGACAACCGGCATCCCTGTGCTCAGTCGCAACCTGGCGCGCGGCATCATCCCCGATGACCACCCGCTTTCAGCCGGGTTCTATCCCACGCCAGCTGCGATGGCAGACGCTTTCCTGGTGATCGGGACACGTCTCGACTGGACGATTGGATACGGGCGTTTTCCCCTCTTCAACCTGGACGCTCCCGTCGTTCAGGTAGATATTCACGCTGAAAGCATCGGCAAAACGCGACCGATCGATGTTGGGATTATTGGTGATGCGGCGCAGGTGCTGCGACAACTCAACGACCTCGTTGCGGCGGGCGGGGAGTGGGCAATGGAAGCGGCGTGGCCCCCCATGGCACACGGGAGCATTGCCATGATGCGTCAGGAAACTGCGGCTGCCGCAAACCTTCCAGCCCGCCCGTCCGACCGCCCCATGCATTCGATCCAGTTGATGCAGGCGCTGGCAACATGCCTGCCGCGTGAGGCGATCAAAGTGGTGGACGGCGGTTACAGCGCGGCGTTTGCGATTCAGTATCTCGATGCCACCGTTCCTGGTGGGGTGACGTGGGTGGGCAGCACCGGACATATCGGGGTGGGATTGGGTTTTGCCATCGGCGCCAGACTGGCACATCCCGACAGCCCGGTGGTGGCGATCATGGGTGATGGCGCTTTTGGGCTATGTGGACTGGAGTTCGATACTGCAGTGCGCCACCAGCTGCCGATTATCGTGGTGATCGCCAACGACGAAGGGTGGGGTGAGACGCGCGATGGACAACGGCGACGGTGGGGCGATGCGGCAGTGATCGGTACGCATCTGGGACCACGCCGTTACGACGAACTGGCGCGGGCGCTCGGCGGCTATGGCGAACGTGTCGAACGACCGGAGGAGATTGCGCCCGCCATTCGACGCGCCTTCGAGTCGGGAGTGCCGGCGATCATCGATGTGCATACCGATCCGGAACAGCGCAGCACGGCAGTCGCCGGATTGCCCTGGATCGTTGAGTGA
- a CDS encoding Uma2 family endonuclease: MSSTTVETAPIVYPDSDGMPMADNTQQFRAIVTIQGNLDALFRDRDDVFVAGDLLWYPVEGRPDIRRAPDVLVAFGRPKGDRGSYRQWEEGGIAPQVVFEVLSPGNTLTEIAAKFEFYDTYGVEEYYVYDPERGEMTGWRQAAGRLRVIEEIDGWVSPRLGVRFRREGGDVRLYLPDGRPFMSFVELQAQLEQERQRAEAERQRAEAERQRAEEARQRAEAEAAARVAAQAQAEEARQRAERLAARLRALGIDPESETS, from the coding sequence ATGAGCAGCACGACGGTAGAGACGGCACCGATTGTCTACCCCGACAGCGACGGGATGCCGATGGCGGATAACACGCAACAGTTTCGTGCAATCGTGACCATCCAGGGCAACCTCGACGCGCTGTTCCGCGACCGCGATGATGTGTTTGTGGCGGGCGACCTGCTGTGGTATCCGGTGGAGGGGCGTCCCGACATCCGGCGCGCGCCGGACGTGCTGGTGGCGTTCGGGCGACCGAAGGGCGACCGCGGCTCGTACCGGCAGTGGGAAGAGGGGGGGATTGCGCCGCAGGTGGTGTTCGAGGTGCTGTCGCCGGGGAACACGCTGACCGAGATTGCGGCGAAGTTCGAGTTCTACGACACGTATGGGGTGGAAGAGTACTATGTGTACGACCCGGAGCGGGGCGAGATGACGGGATGGCGCCAGGCGGCAGGGCGGTTGCGGGTCATCGAGGAGATCGACGGGTGGGTCAGCCCGCGCCTGGGGGTGCGGTTCCGGCGCGAAGGGGGCGACGTGCGGCTGTATCTGCCGGACGGGCGCCCGTTTATGAGTTTTGTGGAACTGCAAGCACAACTGGAGCAGGAGCGGCAGCGCGCCGAGGCGGAGCGGCAGCGGGCGGAGGCGGAGCGACAGCGGGCGGAAGAAGCGCGACAGCGCGCCGAAGCGGAAGCGGCAGCGCGAGTAGCAGCGCAGGCGCAGGCGGAAGAAGCGCGGCAGCGGGCGGAGCGTCTGGCGGCGCGGCTGCGGGCGCTCGGCATCGATCCTGAGTCCGAAACGTCGTAG
- a CDS encoding MFS transporter, with protein MGRLFRYITYSMGNFANTIAYQVFGNRIQFYYVDVLGLNAAAAGVIWTIYGLWNAINDPLMGQLSDRTRTSMGRRVPYVLFGAVPLGLSFFFLWTPPGQSPWMLAAYFLVILFIFDTLYSLTIIAYNALFPEVAPHLRARIDLSAVREVLATIALLLAFILAPILAEGVGYIWMGAIMGILVAAGYLISMVGVREDLSKIKDDHVGLIASLRIALSSIPFRWFIGANIAKEYIWLVLAAMLPFWRKYALGIQGQIEVFGINLSGGDAEAILLGVPILLTIPALLAWRPLVARIGPRRSWIITSFCFIPGFLAMILATDFTTGLIGTLLVVPGLAGSMIMPFPLISEVIDDDAARHGYRREGIFFGINGGITKLAFSAQGVLFATVLSLSGYVAGSEVQPESAAWGVRFLIGVTPIIAALLIAFFMWKYPLERAVGRNLALERSSP; from the coding sequence ATGGGAAGATTGTTCCGCTACATCACGTATTCGATGGGAAACTTCGCCAACACCATCGCCTATCAGGTCTTCGGGAACCGCATTCAGTTCTACTATGTCGATGTTTTGGGATTGAACGCTGCTGCGGCAGGGGTCATCTGGACGATCTATGGGCTGTGGAATGCCATCAACGATCCACTGATGGGGCAACTCTCCGACCGTACCCGCACATCGATGGGACGGCGCGTACCGTATGTGCTCTTCGGCGCCGTCCCTCTCGGACTCTCCTTCTTTTTCCTGTGGACGCCGCCCGGTCAGTCGCCGTGGATGCTTGCGGCGTATTTCCTGGTTATTCTCTTCATCTTCGATACCCTCTATAGCCTGACGATCATCGCCTACAACGCCCTCTTTCCAGAGGTGGCACCGCACCTGCGCGCGCGCATCGACCTTTCCGCCGTGCGCGAGGTGCTGGCAACCATTGCGCTTCTGCTCGCCTTCATTCTCGCGCCGATCCTCGCCGAGGGGGTCGGCTATATCTGGATGGGCGCCATTATGGGAATACTGGTGGCGGCAGGATACCTGATCTCGATGGTCGGCGTTCGTGAAGATCTCTCGAAGATCAAGGACGACCACGTTGGATTGATCGCATCGCTGCGCATTGCGCTCTCCAGCATTCCCTTCCGCTGGTTCATCGGCGCCAACATCGCCAAAGAATATATCTGGCTCGTGCTGGCAGCCATGCTTCCTTTCTGGCGCAAATATGCTCTTGGCATCCAGGGGCAGATCGAGGTCTTCGGTATCAATCTGAGCGGCGGCGATGCCGAAGCCATCCTGCTCGGCGTCCCGATCTTACTGACCATCCCGGCGCTGCTCGCCTGGCGACCGCTCGTAGCGCGGATCGGTCCGCGCCGGTCGTGGATTATCACCAGTTTTTGTTTCATCCCCGGTTTTCTTGCGATGATTCTCGCCACCGACTTCACTACCGGACTGATCGGCACGCTGCTGGTTGTGCCAGGTCTGGCGGGTTCAATGATCATGCCGTTCCCGCTGATCTCCGAAGTTATCGATGACGACGCAGCGCGGCATGGGTACCGGCGCGAGGGCATCTTCTTCGGCATCAACGGCGGGATCACCAAACTGGCGTTTTCAGCCCAGGGCGTGCTCTTCGCTACCGTGCTCTCACTGTCGGGGTATGTTGCCGGCAGCGAGGTTCAACCGGAAAGCGCTGCATGGGGGGTGCGTTTCCTGATCGGTGTCACACCCATCATTGCTGCGCTGCTGATCGCTTTCTTCATGTGGAAATATCCGCTCGAACGCGCCGTCGGGCGCAACCTCGCCCTTGAAAGGAGTTCACCGTGA
- a CDS encoding TetR/AcrR family transcriptional regulator — translation MVSTPDNTGGTADRIVAIAATLFAEHGYHGLSMRALAAAVGLNVATIHYHISSKQELYRMVFRRLAEREHAVIAAHTRHVSDDDIAHPATFLRRLYDLVDALVDLTIEQPETPRLWLRRWLEQDESPAAIEAEVSLPLYDMALDLLERAQAAGTIRSSGVDLRMMLTGFIWILYGYFAGSPLDASGARVDPLHPEQIAAFKRFLHAYTARMLGLPEEHGEP, via the coding sequence ATGGTGTCAACGCCTGACAACACCGGCGGAACCGCTGATCGCATTGTGGCTATTGCCGCGACGCTCTTCGCAGAGCACGGCTACCACGGTCTTTCGATGCGCGCGCTGGCAGCGGCTGTCGGGTTGAATGTTGCGACGATCCATTACCACATCAGCAGCAAGCAAGAACTCTACCGGATGGTATTCCGGCGATTGGCGGAACGCGAGCATGCCGTGATCGCAGCCCACACCCGGCATGTCTCGGACGATGATATTGCCCATCCCGCTACGTTTCTCCGGCGGTTGTACGACCTGGTCGATGCGCTGGTCGATCTGACCATCGAACAGCCGGAAACGCCGCGTCTCTGGCTGCGTCGCTGGCTGGAACAGGACGAGTCGCCGGCTGCAATCGAGGCGGAAGTGTCGCTGCCGCTGTACGATATGGCGCTCGATCTGCTGGAACGGGCGCAGGCAGCAGGAACGATCCGATCATCAGGCGTCGATCTGCGCATGATGCTGACCGGTTTCATCTGGATACTCTACGGCTACTTCGCTGGCAGTCCGCTCGACGCAAGCGGCGCTCGCGTCGATCCCTTGCATCCCGAACAGATAGCGGCATTCAAACGGTTCCTGCACGCCTATACCGCGCGTATGCTCGGCTTGCCGGAGGAGCATGGCGAGCCATGA